From a region of the Babylonia areolata isolate BAREFJ2019XMU chromosome 25, ASM4173473v1, whole genome shotgun sequence genome:
- the LOC143299985 gene encoding uncharacterized protein LOC143299985, which yields MLGDGADADAGRVCYVYCQLRVVRAFKSTLEDLEEKRSVHSFHSFHSLRSSRSHHGPRTITEEAAAAPNAHHNHDRFLRTTPPRLTSPSYPTAPSFRVKSQSFENVPLVSKQPSPILASTNPAHKASPPKTLSHSDIASHRSETSM from the coding sequence atgtTGGGGGATGGGGCAGATGCTGATGCAGgacgtgtgtgttatgtgtactgCCAGCTGCGTGTTGTGCGTGCCTTCAAGAGCACGCTGGAGGACCTGGAGGAGAAACGCAGCGTTCATAGCTTCCACAGCTTCCACAGCCTGCGCTCGTCGCGCTCACATCACGGGCCCCGCACCATCACGGAGGAGGCGGCAGCAGCCCCCAATGCCCACCACAACCACGACCGCTTCCTGCGCACCACCCCGCCCCGCCTCACCTCACCCTCctaccccaccgccccctccttccGTGTCAAGAGCCAGTCGTTTGAGAACGTGCCCCTGGTCAGCAAGCAGCCCTCCCCCATCCTGGCCTCTACCAACCCCGCACACAAGGCCTCTCCCCCCAAGACGTTGAGCCACTCAGACATTGCCAGCCACAGATCAGAGACTTCTATGTGA